The Juglans regia cultivar Chandler chromosome 16, Walnut 2.0, whole genome shotgun sequence nucleotide sequence TGGGCGATATCCCGCAGTGGTGTTAGGTGCCGAGCTTACCACCACGGCCACGACAGAAAATGCCGGCGGCCTGTGCAGTGGCCCGGAGTTCTCGCCAGCTGCTCTTGCCACACATGACAACGTTGGGTGCCACTTGGGTGCAATAGACGTGCACTCGCTGGTTCTCCATGCATGGGCACTGTGCCGTGTATAATACGTACAACATAGTGCTATGATGGGCATTGTGCGTCTAGGCATTCATTTACTGTGAGGAAATATGAGCGGAAATAAAATTTGAGGAAATAGAAGTGAAAAGAAAAGCTGAGGAATAAAGATAAATTGAGGAAATAGGAGCGAAAAGAAAAGCTGAGGAAATAGGAGTGGAAAGAAAAGCTGAGGAAATAGGAGCGGAAAGAAAAGCTGAGGAAATAGGAGTGGAAAGAAAACTTGAGGAAATAGGAGCGCAAAGCTAAAGAAATAAGAGCAGAAACAAAAATTGAGGAAATATGAGCGGAAAGAAAAGCCGAGGAAATATGAGCagaaagaaaaattgagaaaatatgaGTGAAAAGAAAAGTTGAGGAAATAAGAGCAGAAAGAAAAGCTGAGGAAATAGGAGTGgaaataaaagttgagaaaatatGAGCGGAAAGAAAAATTGAGGAAATAGGAGCGAAAAGCTGAGGAAATAGGACTAGcaacaaaagttgagaaaataggagcaaaaagaaaaattgacgAAATAGGAGCGAAAATAAGTTGAGGAAATAGAAacacaataaattttctttttaatttccagCCTCAAAATGGTGCTAAAAAATAGCGAGCTTTTGTGGGGGGAAAAAAATACCCATAGCCCATAAAATTAGGATCCAACCCACCAAGTTATTACTAAGGACAAAAAGAGGACCAAGAAGAGATAAGAATGGACATGAGGGCTGCAAATGTCAGAGGGAGGTAAGAATGAGACAAGATAGATATTAGGGCTGTAAAGTGTCAGAGGATTAAGGGGAGAAGGCAAAGGGTTCGCGTAAGGGAGATTTGCCAACTAATGGCAGGCTCGCATGTGCAGTAGGGGCTCAGGCAAGCCTATAAAAGAGGATGCCCaaataacattaaagaagatttttttgaCTAATGAAATAGAGAGCACAACGAGGAAGAGACGGACGAATCCATGAGTGattgtaaacatatatatatattatattggagacttcccTCCCCAAACCCCATGAACGTAGGCATATTgttgaaccacttaaatcttggtatttatctctctttactttccatgcacttatttttcattcactgtCATGGACGTACGAACTGCCACCGTACAGCCGTATCGGAACACTGCCGGGGGCTCCAAAAAATTCACATCGTGGCACCGGGGGCGTGGATTTGCCCAGGcctgcgaaacacgacatcaacaactTGTGTTATTGGTAACTATTAGAAATAtgtgtattttataaatgtgtAGCACAATCAGGTTTTGGCCCCGATTTAATTGACATCTTGCGACGCTTTTCTTGCCTTCGCAAAAAACCCATTTCAATAACTCATCTGCGATGCAATTACAATACATTTACGTCGACAATTTATAGGCATAGAATTTTTGCATCCATCATATGTGCTAGCTGCTGTTGATCACTATAAtgtcgcaaaaaaaaaaaaaagaaccacaaATGGCTTTTGTGTTAATAAATTTGATCTTTAGCGGTGAAAATTATCAATAATGAATTTGACAGACGACTATTTGTGACCAAAAAAGGGCGATGGGAAAAGTTTTTCTAGACTttattaacaataaaataaattaagcatCGATGGATTTTAAGGGAGGAAAACCCTTTAGCGTCGGTAGTATATTTTTTGTGTCCATCATGCATTGACGCAAGTAACATTTCACATCATCACCATGTTCACCGTAAAATATGTTTTCCTACGGAAAAAAGTTAATTGGGTGACAAGTAATGCAAGCAAAAAACTGTTGCCAACAGGAAAAAGGTATTTTTTTGTGGCTCATCATATGCGATACAGAAACTCAACTAATTATTTGTGGCGTCATAATAATTTTTGCCATCGGCCCATCGTATATTTGTTGGACGCAAAAGATAATTCTATACCAATTGGTCGTTACTTTACCGACGATGTTCTACCTCATTTGCAGCATTGGGAAACGCTGCAAATGACCATGACTTTAGCTACACATAACCAATTCGCCGTAAAAGGCTTTTTTAGACAGATTATTACCGATCATCTATCTGTGCTCTTGATTGGACGCGAGTACATATTAGTGgcacaattttgttttttaccgGCGGAAAAAAATTCTGCAAATAaagatttttgttgtagtgatattCAAATGTACAGTATTGCATTTGAACcagcttgtttatttttattataatgttAGATTTGAACGTGTTTGAACGCATAAATCTAGGATgacatttatttgtttcatgtaCGTTGTTATTTTTGCTTCAATTAATGCCTCTAACATTACGAACGTACTGGTGGTCGATCATTATTATATACTTCTAACATTGTTGTATAGTACTTTTGATTCAATAACATCtttagataataataaataaaataaacacacacaagagaaatatatacaaaagtaatttacttatagtatattatatgtataatgatgaaagttcatgatgatcagtacttccaattgatttttaaatattttgattatataaGAGATTGTTTGCTGGTGTTGGTGTTTCTTGATCTTTCTagatttgatatttatattctCTCATAAAAACACATTCATCTTGTTCCCGAGCACTACCATTTTGTTGTCCATTTCAAATGACCTATAGCTTTTAAAGGTTCTAATTATCTCTATCATTTATGTCTTTGTGcaattttggtattttggaaTGATGTAATTGTATTAAGGATGATAGCATGTAGTGATGCTATTCTCTATTTGATCAATGGGAAAGATTGACCCGTAATAGTTTTTTTGTTGATTCAGACGATAGGTCAtttgcatatcaaaataataggtcttctacttatcattccTGCACCACACATGCACtactcttgattttttattttattttattattgctaAATTAAAGGatcttctactcattatctatataccacatatttgatcagatgaaaaaaaTCGTGTGCGGTATGTAGTGTAGGAATGATGAGTAGACATTTTCATCAAGATAAATATTACAGTTTACAAAGGAAGATGCAATTAGTGACAGCATGCCTCTTGAGGCAGATTCATTAATGGTTGCAGAGAGATGGCATTTGAggtgttagaatattttaaccatTTTATACATGATGTAGAAAACATTGAGTagaacctttttttatttttattttgcttatataaagttataaacctgtttatttttatgatttttttaaggatatggAAGAACTGACTTTCCTCATACGTGATGATCAGATAgaacttttattttctattttacccCTTTACATTTGAAAGATAATAAGCAATAACCTTGTATAAGCTGGGgcagttttagattttaaagctGAAATTAGTATGCTTTTTAGTTGCTCAAAGATGATCAGTAGTAGTTACATGTGATATATATTGCTTCAAATGGCTTGTTCTAAggtttatgattatttttcataaaattatctGTTGTAGTAAGTTAAAGCACTTGCAATTGGGtctaaaaatatgagatttattgtTAAAAACACAATAATTATCAACTACTGCTGGATATTTATAGCAAAATATTAGTGCCCACTGTATcagcaaaaccaaaaaaatgttttataccCCATATATACTAGTCTTGGTCCAAATGAAAAACTTTACACGAAAAAGAAACATCGTGCGCTGTGCACTTGTTCCAAACCAGGCTAACAATAATCCGCATAGAAGCACTTAGCACGCTGATTTACATGAAAGAGAAGAATGAACTAAAAGAAATAAGAGGGAGAATAAAATGATAATGGAGGCTCAAATTATATAAGTGATGAGAAGCTCGGCCTTGACTTACCCACGGGTGTGTGTGTACATAGCATTCTGAAACTATAAAGGAAATTGCAAAACAAGGCAAAGATGTTAATGATATTATCTAGTTAGTAGCCCGGGAATAATGGCGGAGGGGGTGATGAGTACTGGAACCCAAAGTTTGGTGGAAGGATGATGTCCGGGGTTGGTGGTGGAGGAGAGTGcactggtggtggtggagaatggattggtggaggtggtggagaGTGGactggtggtggaggagaatggactggtggaggtggtggagaGTGGactggtggtggaggagactGGATTGGTGGCGGAGGAGAATGTACTGGAGGAGGTGGGGGAGGTGGGGAGTACACTGGGGGTGGTGGGGAGTAGATTGGGGGTGGAGGAGAGTAAATTGGTGGTGGAGGAGAGTACACGGGAGGTGGCGGTGGCGAGTAGaatggtggtggaggagagtGGACTGGAGGTGGTGGAGAGAATACTGGGGGTGGAGGAGAATGaattggtggtggtggaggcgAGTATACGGGTGGCGGTGGTGGTGAATGGACTGGTGGTGGAGGAGAGTGGACTGGTGGTGGAGGAGAGTGAACTGGTGGAGGGGGGGAGTAtatgggtggtggtggtggagattgAATCGGTGGGGGAGGTGAGTGAAGCCTTTCAAGAGGGTATCTTTCAAATGGGTCATTTGGTCCCGGTGCAGGTTTTGGCGATGGTTCAGATGGTTTTTGCGGTACTGGAGATGGCTTAGGACTTGGGGTCAAAGATTTAGGGGGCGATGGATTAGATGGTTTTGGCGGTGATGGAGATGACTTGGGACTTGGGGTCGAAGATTTAGGGGGCGATGGATCAGATGGTTTTGGCGGTGATGGGGATGACTTGGGACTTGGGGTCGAAGATTTAGGGGGCGATGGATCAGATGGTTTTGGCGGGGCTGGAGATGGCTTGGGACTTGGGGTCAAAGATTTAGGTGGCGATGGTTGTTTTGGTGTTGATGGAGGATGCCCTACTGGAGTAGGAGAGGGTTGGGGTTGCGGCTTTGGAGTTAAAGGAGAAGGAGATGGTTGGGGTTGCGGCTTCGGAGTTGACGGTGGTGATGGTTTCCTAACCGGTGGCTTTGGTTGTGGATGTGAAGAGGAGCTACCACACATTTTGCTACAATTTACAGGTCGAGTCGCCTCTCGGAAACATATCTTGGTAGACTTCTGCTTCGATCTGCCCGGAAGGCAGTTGCTTTTGTCATCTAATATCTTGTGCACCTTTGAAGATGGAACACATGCTTGAGCCTCTCCATTGAAGTAGTTGTCAGAGAAAGTGAAGTTGGACAAGCTAGACAACTTGCAAACATTTTCGGGCACGTATCCTGTTAGCCTATTATGCGAAATGTCCAATTCTTCAACCTTTAGTAGTCTCGAAAATGTCTTTGGCAAAAACCCAATGAACCCGTTAGAGCTAGCTGAGAACACCGTTACATTGCCAAGGGATCCAATCTCTGGGGGGAAGCAACCGCCAAGGTTGTTGCCCAGGAAAAGAATCTCATTCAATGTGTTTGCCATGTTGCCAATGGTGTGCGGAATACAACCAGTGAACTTGTTGTTTGCAAAGCTCACAACAGAAACTGTAGATTTACCTACTGTGTCGGGGATGTTGGACTTGAAACGGTTGTTGTTTAAGAAAATTGCATCAAGATCCTTTTCAAAGAGTTCTGGAGGTAATTTCCCTTCAAAATCATTGAACCTGAGATCGAGATATTTAAGGCTTGGCCATGTGAGGACGACTGTCGGGAAAGAGCCAACGAAGCGGTTGTTgctaacatcaaactcaaacatAAGTTTGAGTCTTGACATGGTTTTGGGGATAATTCCACAAAACCTATTAGAGTTAATGTGAAAGAGTGCAACATCAGTCAAGAGCCCCAACTCAGAGGGTAGGTAACCAGCAATGTCAGCGTGGTTAAGATCAATGCCAGCAACAACTTCCAATTTTGGGTCGTCAAGGGCTGGAGCACAAAAGACGCCATTATAAGAACACACATCGGTACCGACCCAATTACGAGTTGTGTTCAAAGGATCAGAATAGATAGACTTTTTCAATGCCTGTAATGCAATGTAAGCTTTTTGGAGCCTTAGATTTCCAAAATTCTTGTCATGGTGGATCTCAATGCCAAGTCTAGAGAAAACATCATCATTTTCTTGTAGAGACAAAAGTTGACGGCGAGCAATTAAGGATGCTTCAACGTTTGTCAAAGCATAAGAGAAGgttgaaagagaagaaaagagaaaagagaataagAGAAAGCAGCCCAAGACCTGCTTTGATAGAGGTAGAGCCATCGCTTACCACCTTGGTAGGCCCAAGGCTGCTTATAGGAGGAAGGGTAAAGATGAAGAGGAGAAGGATATTATATGGAAGGTAAGGAGAGATGTGGATTGACAATCCAAGGCAATTGAGAGGTTGTGGAAACCGACCTCCAATTTTAGTACCGAAAAATCATGTGGGTTAGTTTTAAGACACCCACAAAGTTTTGAAGCAACTCTAAAGATAGGTTTTTTTAGTTCAGGATTATGGTGTGCATGCCTGTAATATTAAACAACAAACCGTAGCTAAAAAACTGACAGTTGACCAGGTCCCTGCCCCTTTAACCAATTGATTTCAAATCTGCATTCCAAAATCAGTAAATCCAATTTCGAGGCTGCAAATGATGATTTACGATGGCATATGCTTTGTTTTTAGAAGAACAATAAATACTTTCACAAGCCatatttagtatatattttccATGTCTACACATTTGTTCGAACATTCATAAACAAATATTCGAATGTTTCTAAATTACTATCACTTAACATTATAacatttaaagatgaatttacttttacatcctcgtctttaaattaaagaacattCGAACATTAGATAATTACATTTAAATGTTCATATATGTCGGCCAAATCATGTTTAATTTAAGATAAATGAtaattgcagtcgtgagtgtgtaatcGTCacgcaatcactttaaaaaaagtgagtaaatataaaatctacataaaaaaattaatttctcaatagtgaattcaatctttttcaaaacgactgtacaaCGCCTGCGTTCTCgacgattgtatgtagcattactcttaatttaataatttacattcgaacatatattaattaatgttacaTTCGaatcttgtttgtttttgttatgaTGTTGGATTTGAATCATGTATATGGAGTAATTTTGCAAAGACGAAGCTTTAACGCATAAAATTAGGATGACATTTAGTTGTTTCgtgttggtatttttatttcaatgctTCTAACATTACATCTTGGTCGAACGTTATTATATACTTCTAATATAGTTGTATGCTTTTGTTGCAATAATCtccttataatatataaaaaggaaaaataaatacgtACAcacaagagaaataaatttaatattttcaccaaaataaaataaaaaaaccacacgtttaaaaaagaaaagaagagtagTGAAGCTAAAACGTTTCAATAAAAAATGCTACTACCTTCTCACTCTCTGAGGACTTTACAAGTATCTTTTGTGCCATAAATCCTTGTTATTTCTCACTCTTTCTCTCTACTGCATACCAAGGGAAATGACAATTTAGTTGAGTATTGTAATAGAAAAGAGATGTGATTTTATTGGTAGTATTATTGTGCTTCTAGGatgtcattttttaattatgttgatTATGTTTCCATAATTCACtgttattctaataatatttttaatttcttcaccacatctaattttttaacttaaatgaTTTCATCTGTCTATTATATAAACTCTCCATTATATTTGTAGTCTTAGGACGTGTAAGTTTCGtatattccatttaaaaaaagtaggtaaaaatttaaaattcacatgaaaaaatgattttttaatagtgaagcctatattttttttttccaaaaagagTGTATGAGACATGCACACCttaaaactgtatctaatattattcttatttatattatgtttgttgagtattattgaggtt carries:
- the LOC108981309 gene encoding pollen-specific leucine-rich repeat extensin-like protein 1 — its product is MALPLSKQVLGCFLLFSFLFSSLSTFSYALTNVEASLIARRQLLSLQENDDVFSRLGIEIHHDKNFGNLRLQKAYIALQALKKSIYSDPLNTTRNWVGTDVCSYNGVFCAPALDDPKLEVVAGIDLNHADIAGYLPSELGLLTDVALFHINSNRFCGIIPKTMSRLKLMFEFDVSNNRFVGSFPTVVLTWPSLKYLDLRFNDFEGKLPPELFEKDLDAIFLNNNRFKSNIPDTVGKSTVSVVSFANNKFTGCIPHTIGNMANTLNEILFLGNNLGGCFPPEIGSLGNVTVFSASSNGFIGFLPKTFSRLLKVEELDISHNRLTGYVPENVCKLSSLSNFTFSDNYFNGEAQACVPSSKVHKILDDKSNCLPGRSKQKSTKICFREATRPVNCSKMCGSSSSHPQPKPPVRKPSPPSTPKPQPQPSPSPLTPKPQPQPSPTPVGHPPSTPKQPSPPKSLTPSPKPSPAPPKPSDPSPPKSSTPSPKSSPSPPKPSDPSPPKSSTPSPKSSPSPPKPSNPSPPKSLTPSPKPSPVPQKPSEPSPKPAPGPNDPFERYPLERLHSPPPPIQSPPPPPIYSPPPPVHSPPPPVHSPPPPVHSPPPPPVYSPPPPPIHSPPPPVFSPPPPVHSPPPPFYSPPPPPVYSPPPPIYSPPPPIYSPPPPVYSPPPPPPPVHSPPPPIQSPPPPVHSPPPPPVHSPPPPVHSPPPPPIHSPPPPVHSPPPPTPDIILPPNFGFQYSSPPPPLFPGY